CTCAGGTTGACTCTGTGGAAGGACCTCAAGGTCAGCTGCTCAGTGGATGATGGCTGGCAGCTTGATTGCCCTTTGAATCAGCCATTATCAAACGTCAGGCGAACAAGCGACCTTGGAGCTGGTCTTGTGGCTTCTGTGAGGGTCCGTTGTGATGCCTCTGAGTCTTGGTGTAATCTTACATGTCTAGAGATGCCATTCCTTGGATCTCCATGCTCATGCATGCACAAAGCTAGACGTTCTAATGCTCGAAAGGTAGGCTGGCAGGCAATGTGATGTTTTGTTGATTCTGCTGTTTGTAGACTTGGGAACTGGTTCATGTTCCTGTTTTGCTTGATGGCTGTTAGGAGACTTCCTTGTGTTCCTTCTTGTCTTTGTCTTAATTCCATGTTTATGCTTAGTCTattttgatgatcatcctcTTTATTTTCCAAGCACTTCATAGGTTCAATGGGTTGAGTAAGCACAATGATGCAATTATGCTGTTCTTCTTTTGACTTGGATTGTGGGCTACCTATAATTGCATCAATCCCTCCTTCTTTAaacagaattgtcctcaattctgcgtTACCCTTATGCTTATTGTGGTCATCCACGTTGAAGGTTTCCAAAATTCCGTTGAACTTCAGAAGATTCTCAGCTACAATGTTGTTCTGCTGCTTATTGTGCTTGCTAACACTTGCTGCTTTGGCTTTGTTTTGTTCTTCTTGTTGTAAGGTTCCTACAGCTTGCTGTATCTCATCTGTATGGTACCTACAACAAACAGCAAAGTCAGCAATTGTATCTTCTATGAAACAAAAACCATTCATCTCACAGCATGTAGATAAAGCTTGCAAGTgcagtttgtttaattcaaCATTATCAACATGTATAATCTTAATCAGTTCAGTGTCTAGTGCTTCATCTTGTACTGAATTCAATGTGTTGGTTTGTTGTTTCACTTGTTCCTCACTAATCTCTGTGGTGAAGCTTTTATTCACAAGACAGCTCGTTTCCTTATTGTTCATgaagtgaaaatcattttcattacagTATGCATATGGATTTTTCAAAGACACTTTATTTAtctcaatatcatcaacattCGTAGGCTTAGTCAATTCAAGGTCTACTGGTGCATcctctattgctttcaattttttattttgctgtTGGTCTTGTTTCTCATTAGTTTTTCTTATGACCAAATGCCTAGATCCTCTCCTAATCTGAACTTCCTCATACCCGTCACGTTTGGTCAGCACatatcttgttttgttttgttttgtaggagtaGTCATGGTCGTGCATGGAGGTAGGGGTGTAAGATTTGTTAATCTTCCCTCATTTAGAACAAGGTTGGTCACTGCACATGTGAGTTGTGTAATGGCAAGAGCCATCTTATTCAATCTCTCCTCAGTATGCATCTTGTCCTCAATACCACAATATATCAGGAACAAAGATGAATACACAATGATACAGCACAAAAGGAGTTACTGTCTACTGCCAGCAGCAAGAGGGAAAGCACCCAGAAACTTAGAGTTtggatttttttgaaatttttacacGAAAATCTCTTGATTAGAATCAATTTTAGTCAAAGATacagaaagaagaacaaaatttCTCACAAAAGTGATCAATGCACATGAATTTCTGGGCAACAAAAGGAATTCTGACCCTAACTtggttttctgtttttaattgTGATTGTGCAATGAAAAACCAAGAATGTGATATCATGGATTACAAATTTCGCACATGAATTCAATGATTAGCCTAATGATATTAATTGTTTCAGACAATTAACGCAACAACAAGTGCAAACCTTAAAATTTCAGAACAAAGATAaatccacaaataccaaaccctaatttttcagaATAAATTTCGCAAATCAGATTGTTATGATCAATCTTTGAAAGAAAAACGTAATACTCAATGATTCACAACAAATTCAATCCAATTCCCATCAGAAATCACGTTCACAACAATCAAGGAATCAAATTACAAGAATCAAAATCGCGTATACCAGTTTTCTCAGCGAAGACTTTGGTTCGAATGTTTAAATCGCAATTGTCATCAAATTTCAATGAGTATGCATTCGGGACATTCAAGAATTGAATTCAAATGGCTTAATGGACACAATTTGATACGTATAATGGTTCAGAAACAaatttttcagaaattaaagTGATACACATTCATTCATTCAACAATCAGTTTTccagattttttctttttacaatCAAATTCGTACAACGACAAGATATAATGCGTATTTCTTAATCAAAAATGAGTAATTAACAAAGAAGGATCGAATTATAAAAGTATAAGATCGAATTCGTACCTGTATTCGtgaaattgaacaaaaaaatgGCACAACCTGATTTTCCAAATTGTTCTTACCAGGTGTGTATATTGCCCTCTTTTACCTGATCTTCTCGACTCTTCTTGATCGTGTCCCTCCTCGAAacgcggctctgataccaagttgatgcatgTACGGGGTGGAATGATCCAAGAACCTCCTcaatgccttcaagaatatgGCCAAGAACACTATGAATGTACACAAAGAACAacaaaccttctgttttgtgcGAAAACAGAAGGGTGACTAGAACAATCCGTGGGgatggttctatgtcgtggataGAAACAAATTGGTCTTCACTCAACCaattggcctcttcctcacactaagattaagattcactctcCTAACCCTCGTGGAACAAACTGAATGactctttgcttcactcacaaagaacacACTCAGAGATGTAATTGAAACAACAATTACTTTGAAGAAAATCTGTATTAATCAAAACTTAAACTAAGTTTATGTTACAATGATCATGTCCTTTTATAGAGGATTATTAACGGCTAGTTTTAGTAGGCTAACAAACAAAACTAACTCAAAGCCTAAAATTAAAACACGTGTacaattaagaaaaacaaaacaacaaaacagaaTGCTAACTAAAACTTCCAGCCTGTTCCTGTCTGACAGGGGACCTTCAGCTCCCTTTCTTGGTGTCTTGCTGTCATCGTTGGGAGGCACTTGAGGGCTTGATGGAaaggtccatgtatagagattccaaaaCTGCCCTTAGTGTACCTTGGGATGCTCAGGTTGACTCTGTGGAAGGACCTCAAGGTCAGCTGCTCAGTGGATGATGGCTGGCAGCTTGATTGCCCTTTGAATCAGCCATTATCAAACGTCAGGCGAACAAGCGACCTTGGAGCTGGTCTTGTGGCTTCTGTGAGGGTCCGTTGTGATGCCTCTGAGTCTTGGTGTAATCTTCCATGTCTAGAGATGCCATTCCTTGGATCTCCATGCTCATGCATGCACAAAGCTAGACGTTCTAATGCTCAAAAGGTAGGCTGGCAGGCAATGTGATGTTTTGTTGATTCTGCTGTTTGTAGACTTGGGAACTGGTTCATGTTCCTGTTTTGCTTGATGGCTGTTAGGAGACTTCCTTGTGTTCCTTCTTGTCTTTGTCTTAATTCCATGTTTATGCTTAGTCTattttgatgatcatcctcTTTATTTTCCAAGCACTTCATAGGTTCAATGGGTTGAGTAAGCACAATGATGCAATTATGTTGTTCTTCTTTTGACTTGGATTGTGGGCTACCTATAATTGCATCAGAAAAGCTCTGTGTATTTCAAGGTTACAACTTGCTCTGCTTCGCTCAAATCatttaagtgttaagttgagataaTTTTTTATAGCCTAAAAATGTCTTACTTGAACACTAGTTACACTACAAGTACAGTTCAAGCTAGTCACGAGTCGCGACCATAAATTATTGGCAATAATTTTATAACCAAATTAAGTagcttataaaaaatttaatttttcgttttggaaaaatgttaagttttaaatgctaaaatatttagtttataatgATTGAAAAGTTAGCAAGCTCCTCACCAGTTCATTAAATTTGAAACTACTTCACTCAACTTACTGATATATATTGGGTCAAGTTTGAGCTCGAGGCACTCATTGATCGAGTTAAGTTCAAGTTGTATATGAGAGCTAAAAATGAGTTCCTAAACTCACGTAGCACCCACAAAATGCAGCAATAACATACTTGCAGATTAGAAGAAGCAAGTTATACAGACTGCCCCCAGCGGCCAGCGTTGCTTATGTTCAGCTCACCAGGGTTAGAAGAttagtatgatgatgatgataacgaAGAAGAAGCAAGTTATAGTACTTGTACCATCAGTTGCCCAAATTGAGCCCATtgagaacaaggattaaagaaaATTTCAGAATATGCTTTCCTTGGATCATTAAAGTTAGAGCTACCCTGATTGTGGTAACTCCCAACAATGTATGAGATTATtgagaacaaggattaaagcaAATTTCAGAACATGCTTTCCTTGGATCATTAAAGTTGGTGCTACCCTTATTGTGGTAATTCCCAACAATGTATGAGATTATTCAGGCGGAGGATGGAAATACAATTTTGGACTTTGTGATGGAAGTTGTTCTTTTGATTATGGCAAGTATTATCCAAAAGTAGGtcatcaaatatatttttacatataTTATGGTTGCCACATACAAAATGAATATGTTGTGATTTTTGTGACACTAATCTTGTTGCAAATATTAAAACTGAAATAAAACTGAACGCTGACACAAGACATGTGATCACTATTCTATCCACCATTTCCTTCTTAGTTTCATTATAGATGGCAACATAAAAGAAGCGGGCCAGAAGATATTACTAAGCAAGAGTTTAAAAACAGTGCTGACAATTTGGAGTTTTGGACATGTGTATAGGccatataatatataatgtggAATGGATTTTTGCGCTTTTCAATCCTAAAGGGGGCATACACAGATTGTATAGGTGCATGCCTGCTTGACAAGGGTTTGACAATAAACATTTGAGCTTGTACAATAGACTCAAAAGCATTAATGTCCGAGTGGGTCAGCTTCAGCAGCCCAATCGGACTACGCTTCTTCCCCCAAACTTGAGCGCAGCAAACAAACAAAGCCAACAAAATTTTGGCAATTGGGTCAGGCTGATGAATGTTTGCCCTTTTCTCCATCAGCATAATGTTCATGTTGGTCAGGCTCTAAGCACGGCCCGCTACCGCTGAGCAATTTTCACGTGGTTCTATGCCCCTTCTCATTTATAgtaagagaaagtagagagaaaaAGTGTAGTGGATCCACATTAGTTTAGTTTTAGTTTATCTTTAGTAATAGTTCttactttcttatttttattgttgtcttTTCTTAACCTATTAGTTTGTTGTGATCTACAAACTTTTAGTTGTAATCTTTGTTGTAATCTTTAGTTAGAGCCTTCTCAAGCTTTGGAGTATAGTTAGTGGAAGTTCATCTTGTTCATACATCTTCAAACTAGTAACTTCTTATATTCCTCAATAATTATTCACTTATTCATGTTCATGGTATTATTCTTTGAAGTATTTTGAATTCATGTTAGTAGTTGAATCATCTTCAAGTTTacgaaattaattatttaaatcactTAAGTAGTTTTTTAATCATGtttaattagtttaattatttgctTAATTAGTAGTTAATCATTCTTATGTCCTCTTTTATCATTCTTCACGTTTgagtagaaattatgtgctagtTAATTTCCAAGGTTCTGACCTAATAATCCATTAGCACAATTAggtgatgattaaatataattaGGGTGATTTTGGCTTTCATATGACCTATGGAAGATGGTTAGGTATCAATGCTCTTGGCCTTGAAGCTTTGTTCATAGAGGAGGAAAGACTAGCACTAGAGATGTGCCTAACTTGTCCTGATAGCTGTCCCTGTCCATGGTCAATCTTGCTTGATGTATTGCTGTCTACTTGATTTCACGACCAAGACTAGTGGTTGAATGACCTAGAAGCCCGACAGCTATTAGGAACCCTTTGTTAGTTCTAGAAGATGTACTTAGCACCATGACTTGTATGTTCATGCAATGCTTTCCATGTTAATGCTTGATTGTGAGTTATATGTGGTTGTGAGTTGAAAATCATGCTGAATTCAATGCCTCGAAAATCATCACTCTTAGCCAAGATCTCCAACCATAATTCACCGAAACCTAAATGTGGAGGTGATGTCTTTGTGGATTTGTTGTGAGTCATTGGTCAATGTGCATGCTTACCTCATAATCTCttatatttaatgtattagCTCCAACCTCTAGATTTAGTCATTTGATTGTTTAATTTCACTTAGTTGCTAATCTTTGTATTGTGTTATCAATCATCCAAGTCCCCAATTAAAAAATCTTTAAGCCACCAACCTAAATGCATTTATTAACCGACTTTGTGGATACGGTCTCGTACTATCATTATACTACCCATAGTATTAGTGGTAGGACATAATTTTAGAGCTTGATTGGCCTCCTAGTTT
The sequence above is drawn from the Amaranthus tricolor cultivar Red isolate AtriRed21 chromosome 5, ASM2621246v1, whole genome shotgun sequence genome and encodes:
- the LOC130813336 gene encoding uncharacterized protein LOC130813336; translated protein: MHTEERLNKMALAITQLTCAVTNLVLNEGRLTNLTPLPPCTTMTTPTKQNKTRYVLTKRDGYEEVQIRRGSRHLVIRKTNEKQDQQQNKKLKAIEDAPVDLELTKPTNVDDIEINKVSLKNPYAYCNENDFHFMNNKETSCLVNKSFTTEISEEQVKQQTNTLNSVQDEALDTELIKIIHVDNVELNKLHLQALSTCCEMNGFCFIEDTIADFAVCCRYHTDEIQQAVGTLQQEEQNKAKAASVSKHNKQQNNIVAENLLKFNGILETFNVDDHNKHKGNAELRTILFKEGGIDAIIGSPQSKSKEEQHNCIIVLTQPIEPMKCLENKEDDHQNRLSINMELRQRQEGTQGSLLTAIKQNRNMNQFPSLQTAESTKHHIACQPTFRALERLALCMHEHGDPRNGISRHVRLHQDSEASQRTLTEATRPAPRSLVRLTFDNG